The following coding sequences lie in one Monomorium pharaonis isolate MP-MQ-018 chromosome 1, ASM1337386v2, whole genome shotgun sequence genomic window:
- the LOC105834268 gene encoding uncharacterized protein LOC105834268 isoform X1, translating into MDPVKKKKKKTGEKKVLLSIVDPWDAKVASVDPIELAKRRGVSLSVLPSNQDEGISQEWSTLSRSLKVPSPWYKPGTGSSDHVSSAKSEVSTLIDPIWLNPSYSPQRIGETRRDKVGEVDNGLIKAPQEVSRDGFVDADGTAASARVHFEIDGAKPKRNGVRCENGRNVNGVPRVLTKNQNANNDNSRPERRPVVRQNRASEVNAKRRQENPSPRTDRGAEVNGDKKYANDERDSSRIAGEKPAIVDIVQCLVESRYSPQTAAERRTKRMPSCRRPETAKEIDLVDSPGKLNDDAVNATKQENNQETTNETKTVKALPSEVTALRATNIRKTSISMPSKLNEMDDLRIDRQNGTASKFTREESETSSSVTFSNSGSTPNGSPLGSETEEEANDEEMAKVPLQAPPRRKSRIVSSSVNEKMGNDATELSSAQSATSTITSVNSISSLLKEKLQLSLPQALRSSAKRQNADYRLKAFVGILFLCIVFLVGFAHIYYTQHVLQRAYFEKFRFNKNERVMRVYSSTGAEVIAARLGEGIPPNTGVYPCLPHHQRQDSVCLEWLQQTRLYLAHTKREGMHCYHVTWQSLSPYYNPKDCFDWSSKRGHWYGAGQIQNMAYPLEHGRLELSPFITGDVRKHPFGNVLKRYFLNSKGATILVDPETPLYVSINANRTNDFCLQAKHDAFAYINHLTPLPQLNYTICATDNMKSLHSSMAEKSLWDGLKPDELHAVHSLLSEPVWQISPTNEAAIYNYTEDVIALGFLRQGHVLLSEEWQPSPGDFVLDEERFPSMEETINIIHRRGFRIVFSIQPFISTESINFKDAVANRLLISERGSDPRIPALTRYKQSNSAGVLDITNNKTLPWLQTKLESLIMKYHVDSFYLDLGTAQDMPHYYKCEQPLTNPDHYKTIFTRSILGTIPVIGVSSAISRPRAPVFVSLPPFPSSWKAIKTVIPTVLSYGMIGYPFIMPGAVGGDVALPMSDNNPDNDFEVDLPDKELYIRWLQLSTFLPVIRFTHLPSKYSDESVLEIAKRLTTLRQKTVTPLLKKYANETLDTGLPIIRPLWMLDPADPACHVVVDEFSVGEELIVAPVLYSGSRQREIYLPAGVWRDGIDGSLRKGSRWIHNYRVAEDKVAYFVKMPDNTRF; encoded by the exons ATGGatcctgttaaaaaaaagaagaaaaagacagGTGAAAAG AAAGTGCTGCTATCCATCGTCGATCCTTGGGACGCGAAGGTGGCCAGTGTTGATCCGATCGAACTGGCCAAACGACGGGGCGTCTCCCTGTCCGTCTTGCCTTCTAATCAGGACGAGGGTATCAGTCAGGAGTGGTCGACCTTAAGCAGGTCCCTCAAGGTACCATCACCCTGGTACAAACCTGGTACCGGCTCCTCCGATCACGTCAGCTCCGCCAAATCCGAGGTATCGACGTTGATAGATCCGATCTGGTTGAATCCTTCGTACTCGCCGCAAAG aatcgGCGAGACAAGGCGCGACAAGGTGGGAGAGGTCGACAATGGATTAATCAAGGCTCCGCAGGAAGTTAGCCGCGACGGTTTCGTTGATGCGGACGGTACAGCGGCGTCGGCGCGAGTGCATTTCGAGATCGACGGCGCGAAGCCGAAGCGGAATGGAGTGCGATGTGAGAACGGGCGTAATGTCAACGGTGTACCGCGAGTGCTGACGAAAAATCAAAACGCGAATAACGACAATTCGAGGCCCGAACGGCGACCGGTCGTGAGACAGAATCGCGCGAGCGAAGTGAATGCGAAGAGGAGGCAGGAGAATCCTTCACCGCGAACGGATCGTGGCGCGGAAGTCAACGGGGACAAGAAATATGCGAATGACGAACGGGACTCCTCTCGAATAGCCGGAGAGAAGCCAGCGATTGTCGACATCGTTCAGTGCTTAGTGGAATCCAG GTACAGTCCGCAGACCGCGGCGGAGAGAAGAACAAAAAGGATGCCATCATGTCGTCGGCCAGAAACAGCGAAGGAAATAGATCTAGTGG ACTCTCCAGGCAAACTGAATGATGATGCTGTTAACGCAACCAAGCAAGAAAATAATCAGGAAACCACCAACGAGACGAAAACGGTGAAAGCACTTCCATCGGAAGTAACAGCGCTACGTGCGACGAATATAAGAAAGACCAGTATATCTATGCCCAGCAAACTCAACGAGATGGACGATCTTCGGATAGACAGACAAAAC GGCACAGCCTCAAAATTTACAAGAGAGGAGAGCGAGACCAGCAGCAGCGTGACTTTCAGCAACAGCGGCTCGACTCCGAATGGAAGTCCTCTGGGATCCGAAACTGAAGAGGAAGCGAATGACGAAGAAATGGCCAA AGTACCGCTGCAAGCTCCACCGCGAAGGAAAAGCAGAATCGTGTCATCTTCGGTCAATGAAAAAATGGGAAATGACGCTACGGAACTCTCGAGTGCGCAAAGTGCGACTTCTACGATAACCAGCGTGAACAGCATCAGCAGTCTTCTGAAGGAGAAATTGCAATTGTCATTACCGCAAGCGTTGCGTAGCAGTGCAAAACGTCAAAATGCTGATTATAG gCTTAAAGCATTTGTCGGTATCTTATTCCTCTGCATCGTCTTTCTTGTGGGATTCGCTCATATTTATTACACTCAGCACGTCTTACAGCGAGcttattttgagaaatttag ATTCAATAAAAACGAAAGAGTGATGAGAGTCTACAGCAGCACTGGGGCAGAGGTCATTGCCGCTCGGCTCGGTGAGGGTATCCCACCGAATACAGGAGTGTATCCTTGTCTTCCTCATCATCAGCGACAGGACTCGGTCTGCCTCGAATGGCTGCAGCAAACGCGATTGTACCTCGCGCATACGAAACGCGAGGGTATGCACTGCTACCATGTCACCTGGCAGAGCCTGAGCCCCTATTACAATCCCAAGGATTGCTTTGACTGGTCCTCGAAGCGAGGTCATTGGTACGGCGCCGGTCAGATTCAAAACATGGCATATCCACTGGAACACGGTCGTCTAGAACTGAGTCCCTTTATCACGGGTGACGTGAGGAAACATCCCTTCGGTAACGTACTGAAGagatattttctcaattcGAAAGGCGCTACAATCCTGGTAGATCCCGAGACGCCGCTTTACGTCTCCATCAACGCAAATCGTACCAACGACTTCTGCCTGCAGGCTAAACACGACGCCTTTGCTTACATTAATCACTTGACGCCGCTACCTCAGCTTAATTACACTATCTGCGCAACCGACAATATGAAGAGTCTGCACTCCTCGATGGCAGAGAAGTCTCTATGGGATGGTTTGAAGCCTGACGAACTGCACGCCGTTCATTCTCTGCTGTCTGAACCGGTCTGGCAGATCTCGCCGACCAACGAGGCTGCCATTTACAATTACACGGAAGATGTGATCGCACTGGGATTCCTCCGCCAAGGGCATGTCTTGCTCAGTGAGGAATGGCAGCCCAGTCCAGGTGATTTCGTATTAGACGAGGAACGATTCCCGTCTATGGAGGAGACTATCAATATCATTCATCGCAGAGGATTTAGGATAGTATTCAGCATCCAGCCATTTATTTCTACGGAATCCATTAACTTCAAGGACGCTGTCGCTAATAGATTGCTGATCTCCGAGAGAGGGAGCGATCCTAGGATTCCGGCATTAACAAG atACAAACAAAGTAACAGCGCTGGCGTGCTCGACATCACAAACAACAAGACCTTACCCTGGCTGCAGACGAAGCTCGAAAGTTTGATCATGAAGTACCACGTGGATTCATTCTACCTCGATCTCGGCACTGCTCAGGATATGCCACATTATTACAAGTGCGAACAGCCTCTGACCAATCCCGATCATTACAAGACCATCTTCACTCGCTCGATATTAGGCACCATACCCGTGATCGGCGTTTCCAGCGCCATTTCCAGGCCACGGGCACCTGTCTTTGTATCTCTTCCTCCCTTTCCGTCGTCTTGGAAAGCTATCAAGACCGTCATTCCCACTGTTCTCAGCTACGGCATGATCGGTTATCCGTTTATTATGCCAGGAGCGGTGGGCGGCGATGTGGCGCTTCCAATGTCGGACAACAATCCAGATAATGATTTCGAGGTAGATCTGCCAGACAAGGAACTCTATATCCGCTGGCTGCAGCTGTCCACCTTTTTGCCGGTGATTCGCTTCACCCATCTGCCGAGCAAATACTCAGACGAATCTGTCCTAGAGATCGCCAAGAGGTTGACTACCTTACGACAAAAGACGGTTACGCCGTTATTGAAGAAGTATGCGAATGAGACTTTGGACACCGGTTTGCCTATTATCAGGCCACTCTGGATGCTGGATCCGGCCGATCCGGCGTGCCACGTGGTGGTCGATGAGTTTTCCGTAGGCGAGGAGTTGATCGTAGCGCCGGTACTCTATTCTGGTAGCAGACAGAGGGAAATCTATCTACCAGCTGGGGTCTGGAGAGATGGTATCGACGGCAGCCTGAGAAAAGGCTCGAGATGGATTCATAATTACAGAGTAGCCGAGGACAAAGTTGCGTATTTCGTCAAGATGCCGGATAACACGAGATTCTGA
- the LOC105834268 gene encoding uncharacterized protein LOC105834268 isoform X2, which translates to MDPVKKKKKKTGEKKVLLSIVDPWDAKVASVDPIELAKRRGVSLSVLPSNQDEGISQEWSTLSRSLKVPSPWYKPGTGSSDHVSSAKSEVSTLIDPIWLNPSYSPQRIGETRRDKVGEVDNGLIKAPQEVSRDGFVDADGTAASARVHFEIDGAKPKRNGVRCENGRNVNGVPRVLTKNQNANNDNSRPERRPVVRQNRASEVNAKRRQENPSPRTDRGAEVNGDKKYANDERDSSRIAGEKPAIVDIVQCLVESSPQTAAERRTKRMPSCRRPETAKEIDLVDSPGKLNDDAVNATKQENNQETTNETKTVKALPSEVTALRATNIRKTSISMPSKLNEMDDLRIDRQNGTASKFTREESETSSSVTFSNSGSTPNGSPLGSETEEEANDEEMAKVPLQAPPRRKSRIVSSSVNEKMGNDATELSSAQSATSTITSVNSISSLLKEKLQLSLPQALRSSAKRQNADYRLKAFVGILFLCIVFLVGFAHIYYTQHVLQRAYFEKFRFNKNERVMRVYSSTGAEVIAARLGEGIPPNTGVYPCLPHHQRQDSVCLEWLQQTRLYLAHTKREGMHCYHVTWQSLSPYYNPKDCFDWSSKRGHWYGAGQIQNMAYPLEHGRLELSPFITGDVRKHPFGNVLKRYFLNSKGATILVDPETPLYVSINANRTNDFCLQAKHDAFAYINHLTPLPQLNYTICATDNMKSLHSSMAEKSLWDGLKPDELHAVHSLLSEPVWQISPTNEAAIYNYTEDVIALGFLRQGHVLLSEEWQPSPGDFVLDEERFPSMEETINIIHRRGFRIVFSIQPFISTESINFKDAVANRLLISERGSDPRIPALTRYKQSNSAGVLDITNNKTLPWLQTKLESLIMKYHVDSFYLDLGTAQDMPHYYKCEQPLTNPDHYKTIFTRSILGTIPVIGVSSAISRPRAPVFVSLPPFPSSWKAIKTVIPTVLSYGMIGYPFIMPGAVGGDVALPMSDNNPDNDFEVDLPDKELYIRWLQLSTFLPVIRFTHLPSKYSDESVLEIAKRLTTLRQKTVTPLLKKYANETLDTGLPIIRPLWMLDPADPACHVVVDEFSVGEELIVAPVLYSGSRQREIYLPAGVWRDGIDGSLRKGSRWIHNYRVAEDKVAYFVKMPDNTRF; encoded by the exons ATGGatcctgttaaaaaaaagaagaaaaagacagGTGAAAAG AAAGTGCTGCTATCCATCGTCGATCCTTGGGACGCGAAGGTGGCCAGTGTTGATCCGATCGAACTGGCCAAACGACGGGGCGTCTCCCTGTCCGTCTTGCCTTCTAATCAGGACGAGGGTATCAGTCAGGAGTGGTCGACCTTAAGCAGGTCCCTCAAGGTACCATCACCCTGGTACAAACCTGGTACCGGCTCCTCCGATCACGTCAGCTCCGCCAAATCCGAGGTATCGACGTTGATAGATCCGATCTGGTTGAATCCTTCGTACTCGCCGCAAAG aatcgGCGAGACAAGGCGCGACAAGGTGGGAGAGGTCGACAATGGATTAATCAAGGCTCCGCAGGAAGTTAGCCGCGACGGTTTCGTTGATGCGGACGGTACAGCGGCGTCGGCGCGAGTGCATTTCGAGATCGACGGCGCGAAGCCGAAGCGGAATGGAGTGCGATGTGAGAACGGGCGTAATGTCAACGGTGTACCGCGAGTGCTGACGAAAAATCAAAACGCGAATAACGACAATTCGAGGCCCGAACGGCGACCGGTCGTGAGACAGAATCGCGCGAGCGAAGTGAATGCGAAGAGGAGGCAGGAGAATCCTTCACCGCGAACGGATCGTGGCGCGGAAGTCAACGGGGACAAGAAATATGCGAATGACGAACGGGACTCCTCTCGAATAGCCGGAGAGAAGCCAGCGATTGTCGACATCGTTCAGTGCTTAGTGGAATCCAG TCCGCAGACCGCGGCGGAGAGAAGAACAAAAAGGATGCCATCATGTCGTCGGCCAGAAACAGCGAAGGAAATAGATCTAGTGG ACTCTCCAGGCAAACTGAATGATGATGCTGTTAACGCAACCAAGCAAGAAAATAATCAGGAAACCACCAACGAGACGAAAACGGTGAAAGCACTTCCATCGGAAGTAACAGCGCTACGTGCGACGAATATAAGAAAGACCAGTATATCTATGCCCAGCAAACTCAACGAGATGGACGATCTTCGGATAGACAGACAAAAC GGCACAGCCTCAAAATTTACAAGAGAGGAGAGCGAGACCAGCAGCAGCGTGACTTTCAGCAACAGCGGCTCGACTCCGAATGGAAGTCCTCTGGGATCCGAAACTGAAGAGGAAGCGAATGACGAAGAAATGGCCAA AGTACCGCTGCAAGCTCCACCGCGAAGGAAAAGCAGAATCGTGTCATCTTCGGTCAATGAAAAAATGGGAAATGACGCTACGGAACTCTCGAGTGCGCAAAGTGCGACTTCTACGATAACCAGCGTGAACAGCATCAGCAGTCTTCTGAAGGAGAAATTGCAATTGTCATTACCGCAAGCGTTGCGTAGCAGTGCAAAACGTCAAAATGCTGATTATAG gCTTAAAGCATTTGTCGGTATCTTATTCCTCTGCATCGTCTTTCTTGTGGGATTCGCTCATATTTATTACACTCAGCACGTCTTACAGCGAGcttattttgagaaatttag ATTCAATAAAAACGAAAGAGTGATGAGAGTCTACAGCAGCACTGGGGCAGAGGTCATTGCCGCTCGGCTCGGTGAGGGTATCCCACCGAATACAGGAGTGTATCCTTGTCTTCCTCATCATCAGCGACAGGACTCGGTCTGCCTCGAATGGCTGCAGCAAACGCGATTGTACCTCGCGCATACGAAACGCGAGGGTATGCACTGCTACCATGTCACCTGGCAGAGCCTGAGCCCCTATTACAATCCCAAGGATTGCTTTGACTGGTCCTCGAAGCGAGGTCATTGGTACGGCGCCGGTCAGATTCAAAACATGGCATATCCACTGGAACACGGTCGTCTAGAACTGAGTCCCTTTATCACGGGTGACGTGAGGAAACATCCCTTCGGTAACGTACTGAAGagatattttctcaattcGAAAGGCGCTACAATCCTGGTAGATCCCGAGACGCCGCTTTACGTCTCCATCAACGCAAATCGTACCAACGACTTCTGCCTGCAGGCTAAACACGACGCCTTTGCTTACATTAATCACTTGACGCCGCTACCTCAGCTTAATTACACTATCTGCGCAACCGACAATATGAAGAGTCTGCACTCCTCGATGGCAGAGAAGTCTCTATGGGATGGTTTGAAGCCTGACGAACTGCACGCCGTTCATTCTCTGCTGTCTGAACCGGTCTGGCAGATCTCGCCGACCAACGAGGCTGCCATTTACAATTACACGGAAGATGTGATCGCACTGGGATTCCTCCGCCAAGGGCATGTCTTGCTCAGTGAGGAATGGCAGCCCAGTCCAGGTGATTTCGTATTAGACGAGGAACGATTCCCGTCTATGGAGGAGACTATCAATATCATTCATCGCAGAGGATTTAGGATAGTATTCAGCATCCAGCCATTTATTTCTACGGAATCCATTAACTTCAAGGACGCTGTCGCTAATAGATTGCTGATCTCCGAGAGAGGGAGCGATCCTAGGATTCCGGCATTAACAAG atACAAACAAAGTAACAGCGCTGGCGTGCTCGACATCACAAACAACAAGACCTTACCCTGGCTGCAGACGAAGCTCGAAAGTTTGATCATGAAGTACCACGTGGATTCATTCTACCTCGATCTCGGCACTGCTCAGGATATGCCACATTATTACAAGTGCGAACAGCCTCTGACCAATCCCGATCATTACAAGACCATCTTCACTCGCTCGATATTAGGCACCATACCCGTGATCGGCGTTTCCAGCGCCATTTCCAGGCCACGGGCACCTGTCTTTGTATCTCTTCCTCCCTTTCCGTCGTCTTGGAAAGCTATCAAGACCGTCATTCCCACTGTTCTCAGCTACGGCATGATCGGTTATCCGTTTATTATGCCAGGAGCGGTGGGCGGCGATGTGGCGCTTCCAATGTCGGACAACAATCCAGATAATGATTTCGAGGTAGATCTGCCAGACAAGGAACTCTATATCCGCTGGCTGCAGCTGTCCACCTTTTTGCCGGTGATTCGCTTCACCCATCTGCCGAGCAAATACTCAGACGAATCTGTCCTAGAGATCGCCAAGAGGTTGACTACCTTACGACAAAAGACGGTTACGCCGTTATTGAAGAAGTATGCGAATGAGACTTTGGACACCGGTTTGCCTATTATCAGGCCACTCTGGATGCTGGATCCGGCCGATCCGGCGTGCCACGTGGTGGTCGATGAGTTTTCCGTAGGCGAGGAGTTGATCGTAGCGCCGGTACTCTATTCTGGTAGCAGACAGAGGGAAATCTATCTACCAGCTGGGGTCTGGAGAGATGGTATCGACGGCAGCCTGAGAAAAGGCTCGAGATGGATTCATAATTACAGAGTAGCCGAGGACAAAGTTGCGTATTTCGTCAAGATGCCGGATAACACGAGATTCTGA
- the LOC105834268 gene encoding myogenesis-regulating glycosidase isoform X4 encodes MSSARNSEGNRSNSPGKLNDDAVNATKQENNQETTNETKTVKALPSEVTALRATNIRKTSISMPSKLNEMDDLRIDRQNGTASKFTREESETSSSVTFSNSGSTPNGSPLGSETEEEANDEEMAKVPLQAPPRRKSRIVSSSVNEKMGNDATELSSAQSATSTITSVNSISSLLKEKLQLSLPQALRSSAKRQNADYRLKAFVGILFLCIVFLVGFAHIYYTQHVLQRAYFEKFRFNKNERVMRVYSSTGAEVIAARLGEGIPPNTGVYPCLPHHQRQDSVCLEWLQQTRLYLAHTKREGMHCYHVTWQSLSPYYNPKDCFDWSSKRGHWYGAGQIQNMAYPLEHGRLELSPFITGDVRKHPFGNVLKRYFLNSKGATILVDPETPLYVSINANRTNDFCLQAKHDAFAYINHLTPLPQLNYTICATDNMKSLHSSMAEKSLWDGLKPDELHAVHSLLSEPVWQISPTNEAAIYNYTEDVIALGFLRQGHVLLSEEWQPSPGDFVLDEERFPSMEETINIIHRRGFRIVFSIQPFISTESINFKDAVANRLLISERGSDPRIPALTRYKQSNSAGVLDITNNKTLPWLQTKLESLIMKYHVDSFYLDLGTAQDMPHYYKCEQPLTNPDHYKTIFTRSILGTIPVIGVSSAISRPRAPVFVSLPPFPSSWKAIKTVIPTVLSYGMIGYPFIMPGAVGGDVALPMSDNNPDNDFEVDLPDKELYIRWLQLSTFLPVIRFTHLPSKYSDESVLEIAKRLTTLRQKTVTPLLKKYANETLDTGLPIIRPLWMLDPADPACHVVVDEFSVGEELIVAPVLYSGSRQREIYLPAGVWRDGIDGSLRKGSRWIHNYRVAEDKVAYFVKMPDNTRF; translated from the exons ATGTCGTCGGCCAGAAACAGCGAAGGAAATAGATCTA ACTCTCCAGGCAAACTGAATGATGATGCTGTTAACGCAACCAAGCAAGAAAATAATCAGGAAACCACCAACGAGACGAAAACGGTGAAAGCACTTCCATCGGAAGTAACAGCGCTACGTGCGACGAATATAAGAAAGACCAGTATATCTATGCCCAGCAAACTCAACGAGATGGACGATCTTCGGATAGACAGACAAAAC GGCACAGCCTCAAAATTTACAAGAGAGGAGAGCGAGACCAGCAGCAGCGTGACTTTCAGCAACAGCGGCTCGACTCCGAATGGAAGTCCTCTGGGATCCGAAACTGAAGAGGAAGCGAATGACGAAGAAATGGCCAA AGTACCGCTGCAAGCTCCACCGCGAAGGAAAAGCAGAATCGTGTCATCTTCGGTCAATGAAAAAATGGGAAATGACGCTACGGAACTCTCGAGTGCGCAAAGTGCGACTTCTACGATAACCAGCGTGAACAGCATCAGCAGTCTTCTGAAGGAGAAATTGCAATTGTCATTACCGCAAGCGTTGCGTAGCAGTGCAAAACGTCAAAATGCTGATTATAG gCTTAAAGCATTTGTCGGTATCTTATTCCTCTGCATCGTCTTTCTTGTGGGATTCGCTCATATTTATTACACTCAGCACGTCTTACAGCGAGcttattttgagaaatttag ATTCAATAAAAACGAAAGAGTGATGAGAGTCTACAGCAGCACTGGGGCAGAGGTCATTGCCGCTCGGCTCGGTGAGGGTATCCCACCGAATACAGGAGTGTATCCTTGTCTTCCTCATCATCAGCGACAGGACTCGGTCTGCCTCGAATGGCTGCAGCAAACGCGATTGTACCTCGCGCATACGAAACGCGAGGGTATGCACTGCTACCATGTCACCTGGCAGAGCCTGAGCCCCTATTACAATCCCAAGGATTGCTTTGACTGGTCCTCGAAGCGAGGTCATTGGTACGGCGCCGGTCAGATTCAAAACATGGCATATCCACTGGAACACGGTCGTCTAGAACTGAGTCCCTTTATCACGGGTGACGTGAGGAAACATCCCTTCGGTAACGTACTGAAGagatattttctcaattcGAAAGGCGCTACAATCCTGGTAGATCCCGAGACGCCGCTTTACGTCTCCATCAACGCAAATCGTACCAACGACTTCTGCCTGCAGGCTAAACACGACGCCTTTGCTTACATTAATCACTTGACGCCGCTACCTCAGCTTAATTACACTATCTGCGCAACCGACAATATGAAGAGTCTGCACTCCTCGATGGCAGAGAAGTCTCTATGGGATGGTTTGAAGCCTGACGAACTGCACGCCGTTCATTCTCTGCTGTCTGAACCGGTCTGGCAGATCTCGCCGACCAACGAGGCTGCCATTTACAATTACACGGAAGATGTGATCGCACTGGGATTCCTCCGCCAAGGGCATGTCTTGCTCAGTGAGGAATGGCAGCCCAGTCCAGGTGATTTCGTATTAGACGAGGAACGATTCCCGTCTATGGAGGAGACTATCAATATCATTCATCGCAGAGGATTTAGGATAGTATTCAGCATCCAGCCATTTATTTCTACGGAATCCATTAACTTCAAGGACGCTGTCGCTAATAGATTGCTGATCTCCGAGAGAGGGAGCGATCCTAGGATTCCGGCATTAACAAG atACAAACAAAGTAACAGCGCTGGCGTGCTCGACATCACAAACAACAAGACCTTACCCTGGCTGCAGACGAAGCTCGAAAGTTTGATCATGAAGTACCACGTGGATTCATTCTACCTCGATCTCGGCACTGCTCAGGATATGCCACATTATTACAAGTGCGAACAGCCTCTGACCAATCCCGATCATTACAAGACCATCTTCACTCGCTCGATATTAGGCACCATACCCGTGATCGGCGTTTCCAGCGCCATTTCCAGGCCACGGGCACCTGTCTTTGTATCTCTTCCTCCCTTTCCGTCGTCTTGGAAAGCTATCAAGACCGTCATTCCCACTGTTCTCAGCTACGGCATGATCGGTTATCCGTTTATTATGCCAGGAGCGGTGGGCGGCGATGTGGCGCTTCCAATGTCGGACAACAATCCAGATAATGATTTCGAGGTAGATCTGCCAGACAAGGAACTCTATATCCGCTGGCTGCAGCTGTCCACCTTTTTGCCGGTGATTCGCTTCACCCATCTGCCGAGCAAATACTCAGACGAATCTGTCCTAGAGATCGCCAAGAGGTTGACTACCTTACGACAAAAGACGGTTACGCCGTTATTGAAGAAGTATGCGAATGAGACTTTGGACACCGGTTTGCCTATTATCAGGCCACTCTGGATGCTGGATCCGGCCGATCCGGCGTGCCACGTGGTGGTCGATGAGTTTTCCGTAGGCGAGGAGTTGATCGTAGCGCCGGTACTCTATTCTGGTAGCAGACAGAGGGAAATCTATCTACCAGCTGGGGTCTGGAGAGATGGTATCGACGGCAGCCTGAGAAAAGGCTCGAGATGGATTCATAATTACAGAGTAGCCGAGGACAAAGTTGCGTATTTCGTCAAGATGCCGGATAACACGAGATTCTGA